A segment of the Coleofasciculus sp. FACHB-T130 genome:
GCTTATTTGCAAAACTTAAAGCACTTACTTTGTCTTTGACGCCAACCACCATCAACATCCGGACTTCCGGTGACGATTTGGGGGGTGTCGCTTGTGCCGGTTTTACAGTCGGTGATGGCAGAACGGCAAACATCACGCTACCCAGCCAAGGCTTAACATCTTTTTCATAATTGATGTTGGATTCAGTCAACATCTCTTTGTTGAAATCCTTCAGCCCTTTATCAACCAATTTTTGGGCTTCCGGAGTCCCAAACTGTTGCAATTGCGCCCAGTTTTTCGGATCGGTGGAGACAAAACCCGCCATTAATGCTTCATCTGGCACTACTTTGGCACTTGCAAGAGGGCTGGTTGCATCGCTAAAAGCACCCTTCAAGTAAAGATAAGTACCGATGCCTCCCGCTACTACAACGGCAGTGCCAACAATAATAGGAACTATACGATTTGGTCTTCTTTCAGACATTTAAATTTTTCCTTAGATTATTACTGCTTGTGATTGTTATCGATACATCCACAAATGGCATTGTGGATTTTGCGGATTTAGCGGGAATCGCTGTAAGGAAAATTCGTAATTTTGCTTAGTCATGATTCCTACTAAAAGGATTGTTATTGGAATACTTCAACCTGATTTGGATAAACTCCGCAAACCAGAAATATGAAGTTTAAATACAAAAATCGCCTGCTGATACGAAGTGAGAGGTTTCGCGTCAGATAAGGCTAAGCGATCGCGCTCTAAAATTCTTTCAACAATAAATTCCCTCTCCTCTTTCACTTAGTAGGGGCGTGTTTATGCCCCTACTAAATGTCGCAATGCCTCGATATTTTCTGTGACTGTATGAAACCACCTTGGCTCTCGAAAAGCGGAGAGGGAGCTGGGGGCAAGGTTCCGGTTGTGTTGAAATCCATTGAGAGCCGTTCTATATCTGGTGATGGCAGTTAGACTAAAAGCGGAAACAGATAGAGTTTTAAGTAGGGATGGATGCTGTGGAAGTGACACAGGCAGTCAAGCAGCGGGTACAGGAACTGCGACAGTTGTTGGACAAAGCTAGTTATGCCTACTATGTCCAGGATGCTCCCATCATGGAGGATGCCATCTATGACCGGCTGTATCGGGAACTGCAAGACTTAGAAGCCCAGTATCCAGAACTGGTAACACCGGACAGCATCACTCAGCGCGTGGGTGAGAAACCGGCAACTCAGTTTTCCTCGGTGCGGCACAATATCCCTCTCTATAGTTTGGAAAATGCCTTTAATATTCAGGAATTTGCCAAATGGCAGGAACGCTGGCGGCGACAAGTCCCCGAACTCAATGCTTTTGAATATGTCGCGGAGTTGAAAATTGATGGTTCTGCGATCGCTCTCACCTATGAAAATGGCATTTTGGTGAGAGGGACGACGCGGGGGGATGGCATCGCGGGGGAAGATATTACTCAGAATGTGCGGACAATTCGCGCTATTCCCTTGCGATTGAATTTAGAAAGCCCTCCCACTCACGTAGAAGTTCGCGGCGAGGCGTTTTTAGGCTTAGATGTGTTTAAGCAAATTAATCAGGAACGGCAGCAAGCTGGCGAGCAGTTATTTGCCAATCCTCGCAATGCAGCGGCGGGAACCTTGCGGCAATTAGACTCTCGGATTGTGGCAAAGCGGCGGCTAGATTTCTTTGCCTATACGTTGCAAATTCCTGGGAAGCATGATGCCGAGGTTGCCCGAACTCAGTGGGAATCGTTGGAATTGCTGCAACAAATGGGATTTAAGGTGAATCCCAATCGCAAGCTTTGCCAGTCTTTAGAAGATGTTCGGGATTATTATGACGAGTGGAATACGGGGCGATTAAATCTACCCTATATGACCGATGGGGTCGTCGTGAAGCTCAATTCGATTCCGCTTCAGGAACAGTTGGGATTTACGCAAAAGTTTCCCCGTTGGGCAGTGGCGCTGAAATACGCGGCGGAAGAGGCACCAACGCGAGTGGAAAATATTTCTATCAATGTGGGGCGAACGGGGGCGCTGACGCCGTTGGCAGAGTTGCAGCCAGTGCAATTAGCTGGGACAACTGTACAAAGAGCCACATTGCACAATATTGATTATGTGCGATCGCTTGATATTCGGATTGGCGATACGGTGATTATCCACAAAGCCGGGGAAATCATTCCCGAAGTGGTGCGCGTACTGCCAGAACTCCGCCCAGAGGGAACTCAACCCTTCCAAATGCCCACCTGTTGCCCGGTGTGCAATCAGCCAGTGGTAAAACCTGTTGATGAGGCGGTAACGCGCTGCGTGAATGCTTCTTGTCCCGCCATTCTCAAAGGGGCGCTGGTTCACTGGGCAAGCCGTAATGCACTGGATATTAACGGCATGGGCGAAAAATTAATGCACCAGTTGGTGGATAAAGGAGTGGTGAATTCGGTTGCAGATTTATACGATTTAACCGCTGATAGGTTGGGAACTTTGGAACGGATGGGTAAGAAGTTAGCCCAGAAATTGGTGGATGCGATCGCGCACTCAAAAACTCAGCCTTGGTCGCGGGTATTATACGGTTTGGGGATTCGTCACGTCGGCAGTGTCAATGCCCAAACTTTAACTCAAAAATTCACCACCGTTGAGCAACTCGCTACGGCATCCGCAGCGAATATTGAAGCAGTGTACGGCATTGGCCCAGAAATTGCCCACGCTGTTTACGACTGGTTTCAAGTCCCGGCGAATCAGGCGTTAATTGACAGACTGAAAGCATCGGGTTTGCAACTCGCCGGTGACATAGAAGCCCCATCCACAGAAAGTAGAAGCGTTCCCTCGCCCCTACAAGGCAAAACCTTTGTGATTACTGGCACATTGCCGACTCTCAAGCGCGACGAGGCGAAAGCGTTGATTGAAAAAGCCGGTGGTAAAGTCACGGGTTCCGTTAGCGCTAAAACCGACTACTTACTGGTAGGGGAAGATGCGGGTTCCAAGTTAGAAAAGGCTGAAGCGTTGGGAATCACCCAACTGAGTGAAGCCGAACTGCTGGAAATCGTCGAAGATTAGATGTCAACAGCAAACACACAAAGGAAAGATTGTAGGAGCGTGCGGCACAAAACGTATCGCTCCTTTTCCCTTTTTATCAGAATATACCAATGCCACTTCACGCTAGTTCCGGTAGATGGCGATTAGGGCTAGCCTTATCGCTTGTAACTGTATTTTTGTGGGGAATTCTGCCCATTGCCTTGACGGTAACGCTACAGGTACTCGATGTTTACACCGTCACTTGGTTTCGCTTTTTGGTATCCTTTGGGCTGCTAGCCATTTATTTAGCCGCACGCAAGCAACTACCACCTGTCGAAAAATTGCGCTCAATGCCGCTGGGGTTGTTAGCGATCGCTATCTTATTTTTAGCAGCTAATTACATTCTTTTCCTACAAGGTTTACACCAAACTTCACCCGCTAACGCCCAAGTTCTCATTCAACTCGCTCCAGTTTTAATGGGTTTAGGAGGATTGGTTGTTTTCAAAGAACGTTATACCCTGCGTCAATGGGCGGGCTTAAGCGTCCTCACCTTAGGTTTTGCGCTGTTCTTTCACGAACAATTAGCCAACTTAATTACAGCACAAGGCAAATATTTAATCGGCTGCGGATTAATCTTTTTTGCAGCAGTAACCTGGGCGATTTATGCTTTAGCTCAGAAGCAGCTTTTGCAAAAATTACCGTCTTCAAATATTATGCTGCTGATTTATGGAGGCTGTGCGATTTTGTTTAGCCCATTTGCGGCACCTCAACCCATTCTGACGCTGAATCCTTTACATTTAGGAATGCTGCTTTTCTGTGCTTTGAATACCATCATCGCTTACGGTGCTTTTGCTGAATCTTTGGAACACTGGGAAGCATCGCGAGTAAGTGCAGTCTTAGCAACAACTCCCATTGTCACTTTAATCTCTGTATCAGCAGTTTCAAGGTTTTTACCAACCCTAATTGCCCCAGAACGCCTCACTGTTTTAGGAGTCGTAGGGGCAATTTTTGTAATATCTGGTTCGATAGCGATCGCCTTAGGGAAAGCCCGTTGAATGCATAATCAAGCGAAATAAAAAGAGCGCTCGCCCTTTTTATTCCGCTCTTTACCTCAATATCTCTTCTATGGCTTAATCAGACGCCTAGTTTGTGTTGCATGGCGATAGTTAGCCATCAGTTTTTCTCGCTGTTGATATGGATAATACATGATAGCAGCTAAGGATAAACTGGTTCCTAGTAAGGATAAAAACAGAAAGAAATTGAAGAAGCCGATATTGAATCCTGTCCCTAAGCTCATGCCGAAACCTGTTATTAAAAGTGCGCTGCCAATGGCAATCTTTTCAGGAAATCCCCTTTCTTTATAATTTTTAATTACTGCCCCATTTAGGAAGCCAATTACTAGACCTGCCAAGGTTCCCAAGGCAGTAATCGCCGCCGGTAAGAACCCTGATGACAACAAAACAACTAACATTGTCACAGTGGTCAACCAAGCTGCAATCTTTATGCCTAGCACAGTTCTGATGCCAACTGCTGCCAGTAGAGTTCCGGCGCTAAACCAAGCCAAAAATACCGCGATTACTCCAACTTCAAAAATTGCTACAGATGTCCAAGAGGTAAATTTGAATAGAATTGCGACCATCCAAGCGATCGCACCTGTCCAAAATCCAGTCATTGCTAAAGCAATTCCTAATAGCAAAGCCATTGAAATATAAGGCGGCTTTGGAGTTTCAAGCAGAGTTGTGCGAACTGTAATCGTGAGCGGGTAAGTTTCTGGGGAAGAATTGGTGTGTAATAAAATCTGACGACTATAGGTTTTATCTGCCATCAACTTATTTGTATTCACGGTGATTTTGCAATCAGCATGATTACCCTTAAATGTGGCTGGTTCAAAGGAAATCCAAGCATGAGAATTGGAATAGCGCGGATCGCTGTCGTGGGGGGCTACTTCCCAAGTCCCTTCTAGCAAAGTGTCTGGCACGGAATTATTAACCCTAACGGTTTGAGTTAATTTTTCGCCTAGTTGTGTTGTTTTTAATTCCAGAGCCAGTTGGCTAAATTTAACTTCCGGTAAACGATTAACATAAATCGGCTTGAGAGCTTCCAAAGCAGCCGTAGCATTAGGGAAACGGTCTTTTGCTTTGGGTTCGACCATTTTTGAGAGCCAATCCACAAAACGCAGGCTCAGCTTGGGAAGCAGCGGCTTGAAATTAAGGCGACCATCTTCATCAAATAAGGTGTCAATTGCCGTTGATTTTGTCCCAGTTAATAAGCAAATGAGTGTTGCGCCTAAACCATATAAATCTGTCGCTTCGTTTAGCTGGCGGTTGTATATCTGTTCGGGTGCCATAAACCCAAATGTCCCGGCGGCGACGCTGCTCATTGCCATTTCCCCACTGCCAATTCGAGCTAAGCCAAAATCCACCAGATAAACATTTAGTTGTTCGTCTACGAGGATATTTTCAGGTTTAATATCCCGATGAATTACAGATGGAATCCGATTTTGTAAATAAACAAGAATTTCTAGGACAGAAGCAGCAATTTTCTGGATGTCATCCGGGTCAAAACTGCGCGGAGAGGATAAAGGCAGGGCGTCTTTATGCTCCTGCACCATACAAAAGCCAGATGGGGTTTCAAAAGAATCGAGATAACGGGGAATTCCCGGATGATCGAGTCCTCGCAAGACTTGAATCTCGCGCTCGTAAGCTTTAAAACCCGACCATTCAGACCCAACTTGGGCAAATAGAAATCGCTTCAGGATGACTGACTGTTCTGTGACGTTATCCTTTGCCAGATAAGTGATGCGACCCCCGGCGCGATTGCGCCCAAGTTCTCGAAGGGTCTGATAGCGGGGACGGGGACTCGAAGTGTGTGAGGAGTTGCTCATGACAGCAAACAATGCAGGTAGATGGCGTCTATTCTAGGCGATCGCTTTCCTTGCCTTGTTCTCCTTCGCGCCCTCTGCGCCTAGAGTGGTTCAAACTTCCACCAATGCTAACTCCTCTTGTTCAACCTCCTGCCAAGTAGAATTAGCCAGTCGTTCAATCGCCCGATCGATCGTCTCCAACCCCTGCTCAAGGTTTTCGATCACCGCTAGATGTCCGCGCAACTCCGCAGCACCGGCAAAACCCTTGGCATACCAAGTCATGTGTTTTCGTGCCTGCCGAATGCCGCGATCGCCTTTATATTCCCACAAAGCTTGCAGATGTTCTTTGGCACATTCCAACCGTTGTATCGGCGTTGGTGGCGTCTTTTCTTGCCCAGTTTTTAGGAAATAGTCAATTTCTCCCACTAAAAAGGGATAACCCAGAGTTCCCCGCGAACACATCACCCCATCTGCGCCGGTTTGTTCCAAACACTTCACCGCCGCTTCCACGGAAAACATATCGCCATTGGCAATCACTGGAATCGAGAGAATTTCCTTCACTTTCCCAATCCACTCCCACTTGGCAGGACCAGTGTAACCTTGGGAACGGGTGCGACCGTGGACTGTAATCATTTGCGCCCCCGCATCTTCCATCCGTTTGGCAAAGTCCAGAATATTAATTTCCTTATCTGTCCAACCGATGCGGGTTTTCACCGTCACCGGCACATTCACCGCCTTCACGACCGCCCGGACAATTGCCTCAGCGACCTCTGGTTGCCGCAACAACGAAGAACCGCCACCATTTTTGGTAATTTTGTTGACCGGGCATCCCATGTTGATATCAACCGTATCAGCGCCCTCTTCCACAGCCATTACAGCCGCTTCTGCCAAGAAATCGGGGCGACAGTCAAACAACTGAATGCTAATCGGTCTTTCGTTCGGATCTACCTCCATAATCTTGGGGAGTTCCTTCACGTAATGGAGTCCCGTCGCGTTCACCATCTCGGTGTACATCATCGAGTCAGGTGCATGGCGACGCACCAAGCGACGAAACACCATATCGGTAACGCCAGAGAGGGGCGATTGTAAAACCCGGCTTCTGACTTCAAAAGAGCCAATTTTCAGCGGTGTCGAGAGTCGGGATTGCAGAGTAGGAGAAAGAGTAACCATAGGTTTTATCGCGGTCAACCGGGCTTTTTCATTTTACGAGCGATCGCTGTTGAACCATTTGAGCTTCATGGCGATCGCCCCTATCTTTATTGTGAATCGCGATCGCTCACGATAACGGCACCTGAGGGCGACTGGCATCTGAAGTTGCTTCCTCATCCCATCGGTTGCCCAGTGTTGCTAAGCGATCGCGGTACTCGATGCGGCTTACCCAATCTTCGGGCCATGCTGCCATCCCTAAATAGGCTCCGGCGAAAGCACCCGTGAGGCAGGCGATAGAGTCTGAATCGCCTGCGGTGAGTGCCGCACGCCGGAGCGCCGCTACTGGCTCTTCAGGAAACAGTAGAAAGCACAGTAGACCTGTGGCAAAGGCTTCTTCTGCGATCCATCCTTCCCCCGTTGCTAAACAGGGGTCTGCATCCCGGTTCGGTTCTGCCAAGGCGGCATCCAGACGATCAAGGATGGACAAACATTCATCCCAGCCACGACTGATAAATTCCTCTGGTGTATTGATAGAGGGACGTTGCCAGAGCAACCCCAGCCAGTTGGCATGGTAGATCGAGCGTTGCTCCTCAGCATAGGCGCGAAGTCGAGAAGGTAGCCCTTTGGGATCGCCACCCGCTACCAGGTCAGCGATCGCTCTAGCAGTTAAATCTGAGGCGGCAAGAGCGGTGGGGTGCCCGTGGGTCAAAGCTGCCTGGAACTGAGCGATCGCGGCGCGGGTCGTTTCGTTCAAATTCTTGACGAGTCCCACGGGTGCCACCCGCATATTGGCTCCACAACCCTTTGAGTTTGCCACCGTTGCCTGCTGCCACGGCAGGTCAGTCGCCAAGTTAGCGCAGGCATTTAGACAAGTTCTTCCCGGTGCCCGGTTATTGTCGGGGCTGCACCACCAGTCGATAAAGGCGCGGCGCAGAGGCGGCTCTAAGTTGTCAGCGAGAAAAGGCGACGTTACTTCTAGGAGTGCCTCTCCAACCGCTAAAGTCATCTGCGTGTCATCTGTAACGCAAGCCGGATTGCCCATTGGTTGCTGCGGCCCTTGGGGTGGGAAGCGGCGCAGGATCTCCTCAACATTGAGAAACTCAGTTACGGCACCAAGCGCGTCACCAAAAGCTAAACCAAACAGGCATCCAGAAGCACGGCCCATAGCTAGTACAACTCTTCTTTTTTAGAAATTCCGAACGATGGCTCGAAAATCGCATCCTTTGTAATACATATAATACAAGCTTTGAGAACGAACTAATCGTGAATGATTTAGGTGGTGTTGGTAGAGAGTCCAATGAGCTAATCGCGATCGCGTTGAATTCCTCTAGACGGCAAATACACCTATTTAATTACGGCTTGCCCCCATACCTAAAGCCCCTGATTTCCTTACAGTAGACACAGTGAAAGCAATCAGCAGATGTTAAGTGATTGAGCCAAAGGGGATGCCTCCTGAAGGTTAACCGTCCTTCCTCAGGTTCGGAAAACCCCACAACACCAGAGTGGCTAATCCCGCACACTATATAGATCGGTACGCACGCACCAATGGTTATTAAATCTGGAAAGAGCTGCTGATTTAACCCGGTTGGTTCAATTTGTAGTTCCGTATCCGCCCTCAAAAGTTTTTGTAGTTATTAGGAAGCCGAAATACCCCTATGGCAAAAGTAGTTGGAATTGACTTAGGTACGACAAACTCCTGCGTAGCAGTGATGGAAGGTGGTAAACCCACCGTGATCGCTAACGCAGAAGGTTTTCGGACAACCCCCTCTGTCGTAGCATTTGCCAAAAATGGCGATCGCTTAGTGGGTCAAATCGCCAAGCGTCAATCGGTGATGAACCCCGAAAACACCTTCTATTCGGTAAAGCGTTTTATCGGACGCAAGTTTGAAGAAATCACCCACGAAGCCACCGAAGTTTCTTACAAAGTGCTGCGCGATAGCAACGGCAACGTTAAGCTAGACTGCCCCGCTCAGAGCAAGCAGTTTGCACCAGAAGAAATTTCTGCCCAAGTGCTTCGCAAGCTGGTGGATGATGCCAGCAAGTACCTTGGAGAGACCGTTACCCAAGCTGTAATCACCGTTCCCGCTTACTTCAACGACTCCCAGCGCCAAGCTACCAAAGATGCTGGTAAGATTGCCGGGATTGATGTAATGCGGATTATCAACGAGCCGACCGCCGCTTCCTTGGCATACGGACTCGAAAGAAAGGCCAACGAAACCATTCTGGTATTTGACCTGGGTGGCGGTACCTTCGACGTATCCATCCTGGAAATGGGCGATGGCGTATTTGAAGTGTTAGCGACCTCTGGCGACACTCACCTGGGTGGTGACGACTTCGACAAGAAAATCGTTGATTACTTAGCCGAAGAATTCAGAAAATCTGAAGGCATTGACCTCCGCAAAGACCGTCAAGCCCTCCAGCGTCTCACCGAAGCCGCTGAAAAAGCCAAGATTGAGTTATCTAGCGTCACACAAGCGGAAATCAACCTGCCATTTATCACCGCTACCCAGGATGGTCCAAAGCACCTGGATATGACCCTGACTCGCGCTCAGTTTGAAGGACTCTGCGCTGACTTGATCGATCGCTGCCGCATTCCTGTGGAGAACGCCCTGCGCGACGCCAAGCAAGACAAGAGTGCAATTAATGAAGTCGTGCTGGTCGGTGGTTCTACCCGGATTCCTGCCGTACAAGAACTGGTGAAGCGGGTTTTGGGCAAAGAACCCAATCAAACCGTCAACCCGGATGAAGTGGTAGCTATCGGTGCCGCAATTCAAGCCGGTGTCCTCACAGGTGAAGCTGGAACTGAAGGACTGTTGCTACTCGACGTTACCCCGCTGTCTTTGGGTGTGGAAACCCTCGGTGGCGTGATGACCAAGATTATCCCCCGCAACACCACGATTCCTACCAAGAAGTCTGAGGTCTTCTCTACTGCTGTAGATAATCAGACCAACGTAGAAATCAAGATTCTGCAAGGCGAACGGGAGATGGCGGCGAACAACAAAGAGTTGGGGATCTTCCGTCTGGATGGAATTCCTCTGGCTCCTCGTGGAATGCCACAAATTGAAGTTACCTTCGATATTGACGCCAACGGTATCCTGAACGTCACCGCTAAGGATCGCGGTACTGGTAAAGAGCAATCAATCAGCATCACGGGTGCTTCCACCCTGCCCCAAAACGAAGTGGAGCGGATGGTTAAGGAAGCCGAACAAAATGCCTCCACTGACCGGGAGCGTCGTGAGAAGATTGACCGCAAGAACCAAGCTGACTCCCTCGTGTACCAAGCTGAGAAGCAAATGGCTGACTTGGGCGACAAGGTTCCCGCTGCTGACAAGAGCAAAGTCGATGGATTGGTCAAAGACCTGCGCGATGCGATCGCTAAAGAAGACGATGATCGCATCAAGACGCTCACCACAGAGCTACAGCAGGCTCTCTACACCATCGGCACGAACATCTATCAACAAGCAGGCGGCGCAGGTGCAGCTCCTGGCGATGGCACCGGCACCCCTGGTGGTGGTGGTTCCAGTCAGTCCACTGGTACTGGGGATGATGTAATTGATGCTGATTTTACGGAAAGCAAGTAATTAGCTAAGTGCTAAGTGCTAAGTGCTAATTGCTAATAAGGGTTGATGAATTGCTTCTGGGCGCTCATCAGCCCTTTTTTTGACAAAAAGACGCAGGGTTACTTTCTGCTTGTGTCAAAAAGACCCGCTTCTGCGGAGCGGGTCTAGTCTAAGATGCTAGGTTTCGTGTCTCAACCCAGCCTACTACTGCTTTGCGTCAACTTTTGCGTTAGCGAAGCGGCGCGACAGCGCTACCTTTGCGTTTAAAACAGATAAAATTATCTGTACTATTCCACGGGGAAGGCACCAGGTTGTACTTGGACAGTTTCAGTCCGACCGCTACGGTTGACCTCTACTTCTAATCTGGAGCCGACGCTACTCGCTTCTACCCGTTCTTGCACTTGATCGGCACTTGCGACCGCTTGACCGCCAACTTTCTGGATCACATCTCCTGCACGCAAGCCAGCGCGTTCTGCGGGTGAGTTTTTGACCACCCGAACGATGACAACGCCTTTATCCTGCGTAACTTTGAAGCCTGCCTCATTGTCTTTGTTAATGTCGTCTTTTAGTTCCGGCGTCAGCGTTACCATTTGAATTCCCATGTAGGGATGCTCGACGCGACCTTTGCTAAATAGCTGATTGGCGACTCGTTCGGCGGTTTCAATCGGGATGGCAAAACCGAGTCCTTGAGCATTCGCGCGAATGGCTGTATTAATCCCAATCACTTCACCCCTGGCATTTAACAAGGGGCCACCAGAGTTACCGGGGTTGATAGCGGCATCGGTTTGGATAAATCTGACTCGCTTATCCGGGACACCTACCTGCGAACTGGAGCGACCCGTCGCGCTGACGATACCCACCGTCACCGTGTTATCTAGACCGAGGGGATTGCCAATTGCGATCGCCCACTGTCCCGGTATTAAGTTATTCGAGTCTCCCAAGCGTACCGTCGGCAACTTTGTCGCATCAATTTTGACAACTGCCACATCCGTAACCGGATCGGCTCCCACCACTCGACCTTCCATCGTCCGACCATCTTTGAGCGTCACCTTGACCTTATCTGACCCCGCGACAACGTGGGCATTTGTCATTAAGCGACCATCAGCACTGAGAATGAAGCCAGATCCGGTACCTCGTTCCACCCGTTCTTCCGGAACCGGCGTTTCGTTCCCAAAAAATCGTCGGAAAAACGGGCTTCTGAAAGTATCTGGAATGTCCTGCGATACGGTACGAGCCGCATCAATTCGCACGACAGCAGGGCCAACTTTTTCGGCTGCTTCGGCAATAAAATTCAGGTTCTCTTGGGGAGCGCGATTCTGGGGCGGGGAGATTTGCTGTAGCGCGGCTGGAATCGCTGATGGGATTCTGCCTTCGACACTGGGGTTGTCTGCTGCGAAATGGCGACTGGCATATATTCCTGCACCACCGCCGATAGCCAGCAAAGCTAGATAAGTGGTCAGCTGTTTGACAAGTAAACTCATGGTCTTTGGGCTGAAGGACAGCAATACAGGTAATAATTCCACTCTAATCAAAAAATGCTGTGGATGAGCAGCATTTGGGTAGAGTTTTAACTGGGTTTCAAGATATTGGGGTGCCCAAGAGGAGGCACAAACAGCGCATCAGAGTGCATACGCGATCGCTTGGTCTGTCAAGTTGGCGTTACCACTACTCAAGGATAAAGCCAACACTGGACACACCCGATTCCCTGGGCTAAGACAGTGTAAACACTGTCCGTACATCTACTTACCTTGTCAGCCATGCAACTCCAGAAAATCAGCCTTGCCGGGGTGCAAAGCCTTGTACCCTTACTGATTACTTTTGTGGCGACTGTCTTAACCCCTTTCCCAGGGAAGACGGCTGAAATTTTCCCTGGCTCTCAGATGTTGGCACAAACTCCAGAGGCTCCAGCGACCGTCAATCCGCTCAATATCGAACAAATTCGACAAGTTGCTAAGGAACACAACGCCACACTGGTTGAATACTCAATTAATTACGAGACGTTCCCCGTTCAAGGAAAAGAACAAACCCAGGAATCAGAACTGCTGATTTGGGTGGTTCAACCCACAGGTGAAATCACCTTACGACGGGTTGACCTGAGACCGTTGTGGCAGAAGCAAAATACCTCTCTCTCAGAGTTGGTGAGTAGTAGTCGTGCGGCGATGGGGATTGGGAGTGCTGCAAATAAGAGTGGCATCTTCGTAACGACAAAACAGGACAATCGCCCAAGCAAGCAGTTACAGCAACTTCATCAGCTGCTCGTTGAGCCGATTGCCGAATTGTTGCCAAAAGCTCCGAACGCTCGTGTCGCCTTTATCCCGCAAAAATCTCTGTTTCTGCTTCCCTTCGCAGCGCTGCAAGATAAACAAGGCAAATACCTGATCGAGCGACACGCAATTTTTACCGCTCCCTCAATTCAGGCGCTGGCTTTACTTTACAAGCATCGACAGCGAATCCAAGGGATTGCCAAGGATGTGCTGGTGGTGGGGAATCCGACGATGCCCCGCGTTCCTCCCAAGATAGGACAAAAGCCGGTGTTGTTACAGCAACTGCCCGGAGCGGAACAGGAAGCAAACGCGATCGCGAATCTCTTCAATACCCAAGCGCTTACCGGCGACGCAGCAACTGAGACCGCGATTGTGCAGCAAATGCCCCAAGCGCGAATTATTCATCTCGCAACGACTGGGTTAATCGATGAGGAGGAGGCATTGAGAAATGCGATCGCTTTGGCTCCCTCTAACACCGATGATGGGTTGCTGACAGCAGAAGAAATCCTGAATTTGAAGCTAAACGCTGAGTTAGTTGTCCTG
Coding sequences within it:
- the ligA gene encoding NAD-dependent DNA ligase LigA: MDAVEVTQAVKQRVQELRQLLDKASYAYYVQDAPIMEDAIYDRLYRELQDLEAQYPELVTPDSITQRVGEKPATQFSSVRHNIPLYSLENAFNIQEFAKWQERWRRQVPELNAFEYVAELKIDGSAIALTYENGILVRGTTRGDGIAGEDITQNVRTIRAIPLRLNLESPPTHVEVRGEAFLGLDVFKQINQERQQAGEQLFANPRNAAAGTLRQLDSRIVAKRRLDFFAYTLQIPGKHDAEVARTQWESLELLQQMGFKVNPNRKLCQSLEDVRDYYDEWNTGRLNLPYMTDGVVVKLNSIPLQEQLGFTQKFPRWAVALKYAAEEAPTRVENISINVGRTGALTPLAELQPVQLAGTTVQRATLHNIDYVRSLDIRIGDTVIIHKAGEIIPEVVRVLPELRPEGTQPFQMPTCCPVCNQPVVKPVDEAVTRCVNASCPAILKGALVHWASRNALDINGMGEKLMHQLVDKGVVNSVADLYDLTADRLGTLERMGKKLAQKLVDAIAHSKTQPWSRVLYGLGIRHVGSVNAQTLTQKFTTVEQLATASAANIEAVYGIGPEIAHAVYDWFQVPANQALIDRLKASGLQLAGDIEAPSTESRSVPSPLQGKTFVITGTLPTLKRDEAKALIEKAGGKVTGSVSAKTDYLLVGEDAGSKLEKAEALGITQLSEAELLEIVED
- a CDS encoding DMT family transporter → MPLHASSGRWRLGLALSLVTVFLWGILPIALTVTLQVLDVYTVTWFRFLVSFGLLAIYLAARKQLPPVEKLRSMPLGLLAIAILFLAANYILFLQGLHQTSPANAQVLIQLAPVLMGLGGLVVFKERYTLRQWAGLSVLTLGFALFFHEQLANLITAQGKYLIGCGLIFFAAVTWAIYALAQKQLLQKLPSSNIMLLIYGGCAILFSPFAAPQPILTLNPLHLGMLLFCALNTIIAYGAFAESLEHWEASRVSAVLATTPIVTLISVSAVSRFLPTLIAPERLTVLGVVGAIFVISGSIAIALGKAR
- a CDS encoding serine/threonine-protein kinase, with the translated sequence MSNSSHTSSPRPRYQTLRELGRNRAGGRITYLAKDNVTEQSVILKRFLFAQVGSEWSGFKAYEREIQVLRGLDHPGIPRYLDSFETPSGFCMVQEHKDALPLSSPRSFDPDDIQKIAASVLEILVYLQNRIPSVIHRDIKPENILVDEQLNVYLVDFGLARIGSGEMAMSSVAAGTFGFMAPEQIYNRQLNEATDLYGLGATLICLLTGTKSTAIDTLFDEDGRLNFKPLLPKLSLRFVDWLSKMVEPKAKDRFPNATAALEALKPIYVNRLPEVKFSQLALELKTTQLGEKLTQTVRVNNSVPDTLLEGTWEVAPHDSDPRYSNSHAWISFEPATFKGNHADCKITVNTNKLMADKTYSRQILLHTNSSPETYPLTITVRTTLLETPKPPYISMALLLGIALAMTGFWTGAIAWMVAILFKFTSWTSVAIFEVGVIAVFLAWFSAGTLLAAVGIRTVLGIKIAAWLTTVTMLVVLLSSGFLPAAITALGTLAGLVIGFLNGAVIKNYKERGFPEKIAIGSALLITGFGMSLGTGFNIGFFNFFLFLSLLGTSLSLAAIMYYPYQQREKLMANYRHATQTRRLIKP
- the dusB gene encoding tRNA dihydrouridine synthase DusB, with product MVTLSPTLQSRLSTPLKIGSFEVRSRVLQSPLSGVTDMVFRRLVRRHAPDSMMYTEMVNATGLHYVKELPKIMEVDPNERPISIQLFDCRPDFLAEAAVMAVEEGADTVDINMGCPVNKITKNGGGSSLLRQPEVAEAIVRAVVKAVNVPVTVKTRIGWTDKEINILDFAKRMEDAGAQMITVHGRTRSQGYTGPAKWEWIGKVKEILSIPVIANGDMFSVEAAVKCLEQTGADGVMCSRGTLGYPFLVGEIDYFLKTGQEKTPPTPIQRLECAKEHLQALWEYKGDRGIRQARKHMTWYAKGFAGAAELRGHLAVIENLEQGLETIDRAIERLANSTWQEVEQEELALVEV
- a CDS encoding ADP-ribosylglycohydrolase family protein, which gives rise to MGRASGCLFGLAFGDALGAVTEFLNVEEILRRFPPQGPQQPMGNPACVTDDTQMTLAVGEALLEVTSPFLADNLEPPLRRAFIDWWCSPDNNRAPGRTCLNACANLATDLPWQQATVANSKGCGANMRVAPVGLVKNLNETTRAAIAQFQAALTHGHPTALAASDLTARAIADLVAGGDPKGLPSRLRAYAEEQRSIYHANWLGLLWQRPSINTPEEFISRGWDECLSILDRLDAALAEPNRDADPCLATGEGWIAEEAFATGLLCFLLFPEEPVAALRRAALTAGDSDSIACLTGAFAGAYLGMAAWPEDWVSRIEYRDRLATLGNRWDEEATSDASRPQVPLS